In Pseudomonadota bacterium, a single window of DNA contains:
- a CDS encoding SprT family zinc-dependent metalloprotease, whose product MILETYQLGDKHLEVTFRRNSRAKRATLRVDTVKERLLVTLPQRVPEDNAWELIRQAEAWIIKQLAQGIKPIPFAPDVDIPVFGIPHRIQFQEFEDLSFERLSVEQHQQSKTVIIKGYTPQVLPTLMMDWLWGQIQDYTTKRIQFFAQNIGKTVVEVNIKDLKSRWGSCSSRNNISLSWRLVFAPHKVVDYVCAHEVAHLREMNHSKHFWNIVAELCPDYKDHRLWLRQNSARLQSYGVPINE is encoded by the coding sequence TTGATTCTTGAAACATATCAACTCGGCGACAAACATCTTGAAGTCACCTTCAGAAGAAATTCGCGTGCCAAGCGAGCCACCTTAAGGGTGGATACTGTCAAGGAAAGGCTGCTCGTGACTCTGCCACAACGAGTTCCTGAAGACAACGCATGGGAGCTTATCAGACAAGCCGAAGCCTGGATTATCAAGCAATTAGCACAAGGTATCAAACCTATTCCCTTTGCTCCGGATGTGGATATTCCTGTTTTTGGCATCCCACACCGAATACAGTTTCAAGAATTTGAAGATCTCAGTTTTGAAAGACTAAGTGTCGAACAACATCAACAATCCAAAACAGTTATCATTAAAGGATATACCCCACAAGTGCTGCCAACCCTTATGATGGATTGGCTCTGGGGGCAGATACAAGATTACACCACAAAACGAATCCAATTCTTTGCGCAAAACATTGGGAAAACTGTAGTTGAAGTGAACATTAAGGACCTAAAAAGCCGCTGGGGCAGCTGTTCTTCACGCAACAATATTTCGCTTTCCTGGCGCTTGGTTTTTGCGCCCCACAAAGTCGTTGATTATGTCTGCGCCCATGAAGTTGCACATCTTCGGGAAATGAACCACAGCAAACACTTCTGGAACATCGTTGCAGAGCTTTGTCCGGACTATAAAGATCATAGATTGTGGCTGCGCCAGAATAGTGCCCGACTACAAAGCTACGGCGTACCCATCAATGAATAG